Below is a window of Plasmodium cynomolgi strain B DNA, scaffold: 0364, whole genome shotgun sequence DNA.
ATTCTAATATATGctcttttcaaaaatttatcaacCAGTGTGTagatttatataaaagtatGCATGAAAAACACTGTTCAAATTTTGGCATTACGAATCCCTCCCTAATGAGCACCTGTGTTACAGTAAATTCGTTTAAAGtacattatgaaaaatatcgCTCAAAGGAAAAGATAACATATGAATTACCAGAATTGTCTTCTAATACTCCTAAAATTATTATAGATGGTTGCCAATCAAAAGAAAGTGAATCAGTTCAAGCTTCATCAATACGAAACAATCAATCAGATCCTTCTATAATTCAAAACGTACCCCTTGGCCTTGGCATAATGGCTGGAATATCTTCTCTCTTAGCATTAatttataaagtaaaaataaattatattaaaatatatgaaaaatatttaaagcaCATGATTATATTACCTTGTTCTATTAAATAAGTATAatgtttaatatataatttttcccttttttataagtttACCCCATTTGGCAAATGGTTCCGTTCACAATATGGAAtaggaatagaaaaaaatataggggaaaatgaattattttattgtacgactgaaaatatgaataatagtTCTGGTCATACGAAATACAACGTCTTATATGgttcagtaaaaaattaGTATACAACGtgcaatatttatttgtggAGATAATATACATCCAGTAGTTTAATAAccaattaaatattttattttattttattagaGAAAAgtgtataataataacaataatatGATTTATCTCtaagaataaaaagtgtaaaaatatatgtagcaagtaaaaacattttttagatATTTATGTGATATTATAATTGTAAAagacatgtaaaaaaaaaaaataatatatatataaataatcatatatatatacacttatatgttaccaaaaaatgtgtatgataaatataaattatgcaTTTCCTGTATGTGCAGTAAGtaattaatgcattaatattttatgt
It encodes the following:
- a CDS encoding hypothetical protein (putative), whose translation is YFEPENLVILNIFNNNIEDIKEILNNNGDSNICSFQKFINQCVDLYKSMHEKHCSNFGITNPSLMSTCVTVNSFKVHYEKYRSKEKITYELPELSSNTPKIIIDGCQSKESESVQASSIRNNQSDPSIIQNVPLGLGIMAGISSLLALIYKVKINYIKIYEKYLKHMIILPCSIK